The sequence GTCGGTACCCGGGATGGTCAGGTCGTTGCCGGCCTTGTCCACGATGCGCACCAGCGGACGCAGGTCCTTGCCCTGCGAGCCACGACGCTTCGGATCGGTGATCTCGCGCGAAGCCAGGCCGGTCAGTTCGTCGGTCTTCTCGATGACGGTGACGCCGTCGATGAAGTCGATGAAGCGCACGAAACCCGCCACTTCCGACACGATCGGGTGGTTATGCGGATCCCAGTTGGCCACGGTCTGGCCGGCCTTGACCGCCTCGCCGTCCTTGGAGGTGATGGTGGCGCCGTACGGCAGCTTGTAGCGCTCGCGCTCGCGGCCATGGGCATCGAGCACCGAGATTTCGCCCGAACGCGACACGGCCACCAGGGTGCCGTTGCCGTGTTCGACGTGCTTGAGGTTGTTGAACTTCACCGAACCGGTGGTCTTGACGGTGATGTTGTCCACCGCCGCCGCACGCGAAGCCGCACCACCGATGTGGAACGTACGCATGGTCAGCTGGGTACCCGGCTCACCGATGGACTGGGCGGCGATGACGCCGACCGCTTCACCGATGTTGACCAGGTGGCCACGGGCCAGGTCGCGACCGTAGCAGCGCGAGCACACGCCGAAGGCCGATTCGCAGCTGATGGTCGAACGGACCTTGATCGACTGCACGCCGGCTTCTTCCAGGCGGGCCACCCACTGCTCGTCGAGCAGGGTGTTGCGGGTCACGATCGGATCCTCGTCGTTGCCCGGCAGGAACACGTCCTCGGCCACGACGCGGCCCAGCACGCGGTCCTTCAACGGCTCCACGACGTCGCCGCCTTCCACGATCGGGGTCATGGTCAGGCCTTCGGTGGTGCCGCAGTCGACCTCGGTGATCACCACGTCCTGCGCCACGTCGACCAGTCGACGGGTCAGGTAACCGGAGTTGGCGGTCTTCAGCGCGGTATCGGCCAGACCCTTACGGGCACCGTGGGTGGAGTTGAAGTACTCCTGCACGTTCAGGCCTTCGCGGAAGTTCGCCTTGATGGGCGTCTCGATGATCGAGCCGTCCGGGCGGGCCATCAGGCCACGCATGCCGGCCAGCTGGCGGATCTGCGCCTGGCTACCACGCGCACCGGAGTCGGCCATGATGTACAGCGAGTTCATCGACTTCTGGTCGATGGTCTCGCCCTTGGCATTGACGACCTTCTCGGTACCGATGGTTTCCATCATCGCCTTGGCGATGCGCTCGTTGGTGCGCGACCAGATGTCGACCACCTTGTTGTAGCGCTCGCCGGCGGTGACCAGACCCGACTGGTACTGCTCCTGGATTTCCAGCACCTCGGCCTCGGCCTCGGACAGGATGCCCTTCTTCTCGTCCGGGATCAGCATGTCGTCGATACCGATCGACACGCCAGCGCGGGTTGCGTAGGCAAAGCCGGTGTACATCAGCTTGTCGGCGAACACGACCGTGTCCTTCAGACCCAGGCGACGGTAGCTGGAGTTGATCAGGCGGCTGATGTTCTTCTTGGTCAGATCGGTGTTGGCCAGCTCGAACGGCAGGCCTTCCGGCAGGATTTCGGCCAGCAGGGCGCGACCGACCGTGGTGTCCACGATCGAGGTCTTCTTGCTCTTGTTGCCTTCCTCGTCGGTCACCACCTCGGTGATGCGGACCTTGACCTTGGCGTGCAGCTCGACCGCACGGTTGTCATAGGCGCGCTTGACCTCGGCCAGATTGGCGAAGGCCATGCCCTCGCCCTTCTTGTTCTCCAGCGCACGGGTCATGTAGTACAGACCCAGCACCACGTCCTGCGACGGCACGATGATCGGCTCGCCGTTGGCCGGCGACAGGATGTTGTTGGTGGACATCATCAGCGCACGCGCTTCCAGCTGGGCTTCCAGCGAGAGCGGCACGTGGACGGCCATCTGGTCACCGTCGAAGTCGGCGTTGAAGGCGGTACACACCAGCGGGTGCAGCTGGATGGCCTTGCCTTCGATCAGCACCGGTTCGAACGCCTGGATGCCCAGGCGGTGCAGGGTCGGCGCACGGTTCAGCATCACCGGGTGTTCGCGGATGACTTCTTCCAGGATGTCCCAGACTTCCGCCTCTTCGCGCTCGACCAGCTTCTTGGCAGCCTTGATGGTGGTGGCCAGGCCGCGACGCTGCAGCTTGGCGAACACGAACGGCTTGAACAGCTCCAGCGCCATCTTCTTCGGCAGGCCGCACTGGTGGAGGCGCAGGTACGGACCGACCACGATGACCGAACGGCCCGAGTAGTCCACGCGCTTGCCCAGCAGGTTCTGGCGGAAACGGCCCTGCTTGCCCTTGATCATGTCGGCCAGCGACTTGAGCGGGCGCTTGTTGGTGCCGGTGATGGCACGGCCGCGGCGGCCGTTGTCCAGCAGCGCGTCAACCGATTCCTGCAGCATGCGCTTTTCGTTGCGCACGATGATGTCCGGAGCGTTGAGCTCCAGCAGGCGGCGCAGGCGGTTGTTGCGGTTGATGACGCGGCGGTACAGGTCGTTCAGGTCGGAGGTCGCGAAGCGGCCGCCGTCCAGCGGCACCAGCGGACGCAGGTCCGGCGGCAGCACCGGCAGCACGGTCATGACCATCCACTCCGGGCGGTTGCCCGATTCCAGGAAGGCCTCGACCAGCTTGATGCGCTTGGTCAGTCGCTTGAGCTTGGTTTCCGAACCGGTGCTGGCGATCTCCTCGCGCAGGCGGGTCATTTCCGACTGCAGGTCGATGGTGCGCAGCAGCTCGTACACGGCCTCGGCGCCCATGGCGGCGTCGAAGTCATCGCCATGCTCCTGGCGGGCCTGCAGGTACTGCTCTTCGGTGAGCAGCTGGCGGCGCTCCAGGGCAGTCAGGCCCGGCTCGGTCACCACGTAGGCTTCGAAGTACAGCACGCGCTCGATGTCGCGCAGGGTCATGTCCAGCATCAGGCCGATGCGCGACGGCAGCGACTTCAGGAACCAGATGTGGGCGACCGGCGAAGCCAGGTCGATGTGGCCCATGCGCTCGCGGCGCACCTTGGCCAGGGTCACTTCGGTGCCGCACTTCTCGCACACGACGCCGCGGTGCTTCATGCGCTTGTACTTGCCGCACAGGCACTCGTAGTCCTTGACCGGTCCGAAGATCGCGGCGCAGAACAGGCCGTCACGCTCCGGCTTGAAGGTGCGGTAGTTGATGGTTTCCGGCTTCTTCACTTCGCCGAAGGACCACGAACGGATCAGGTCCGGCGAAGCCAGCGCGATCTTGATCGCGTCGAAATCCAGCGTCTGGCGCTGCTGGTTGAAGAGGTTGAGCAGGTCTTTCATGGTGTTCTCCGAAAGGAGGAATGCTTTGTCGATGGGCTGTCGGTCACTGCTGGCGGCGCTGGCGCGTCATCGCGCCAGCGCCTGCTCGATCAGTTGTCTTCCAGTTCCATGTTGATGGCCAGCGAGCGGATTTCCTTCACCAGGACGTTGAAGGACTCCGGCATGCCCGCGACCATCTCGTGCTCACCGTCGACGATGTTCTTGTACATCTGGTTGCGGCCCTGCACGTCATCGGACTTCACCGTCAGCATTTCCTGCAGGGTGTAGGCCGCGCCGTAGGCTTCCAGCGCCCAGACTTCCATTTCACCGAAGCGCTGGCCGCCGAACTGCGCCTTGCCGCCCAGCGGCTGCTGCGTGACGAGCGAGTACGGGCCGGTCGAACGGGCGTGCATCTTGTCATCGACCAGGTGGTTCAGCTTCAGGTAGTGCATGTAGCCGACCGTGGTCTTGCGATCGAACGCCTCGCCGGTGCGGCCGTCATACAGCTGCATCTGCGTCTTGCTGGCGTTGAAGCCCAGCTTCTCGGTCACGGCATCGCCGTCCGGGTAGGCCAGGTTCAGCATCTCGCGGATCTCGTCCTCGACCGCACCGTCGAACACCGGGGTGGCCATCGGCACGCCGTCGGTCAGGTTCTGTGCCAGGCGGATCAGTTCCTCGTCGCTGAACTGCGACAGGTCGACGCGATCACCGGACACGGCACTGTCGTGGTTGTAGATCTTGCCCAGGAACTCACGCAGTTCGCTCACCGCACGCTGCTCTTCCAGCATCTTCTGGATGCGCTTGCCCAGGCCCTTCGCGGCCCAGCCAAGGTGCACTTCCAGGATCTGGCCGATGTTCATACGCGACGGCACGCCCAGCGGGTTGAGGCAGATGTCTACCGAGGTGCCATCGGCCATGTACGGCATGTCCTCGACCGGCACCACGTTGGAGACCACACCCTTGTTGCCGTGGCGGCCTGCCATCTTGTCGCCCGGCTGGATGCGGCGCTTCACGGCCATGAACACCTTGACCATCTTCAGCACGCCCGGGGCCAGGTCGTCGCCCTGGGTGATCTTGCCGCGCTTGTCGGCGAACCGGGCTTCGAATTCCTTCTCGTGCGCCTGGATCTGCTTCTGCGCGCGCTCGATGGCTTCCGAAGCGTCCTCGTCCTTCATGCGCAGGGCGAACCAGTCAGCCTTCTTCAGGCCGTCCAGGTAGGCGTCGGTGATCACGTCGCCCTTCTTCAGGCCGACGCCGCCGTTGGCGACCTTGCCCACGATCTGCGAGCGCAGGCGGGCATAGATGGCGCCTTCCAGGATGCGGAACTGGTCGTCGAAGTCCTTCTTGACGCGCTTGATCTCCGATTCCTCGATCTGGCGCGCGCGCTTGTCCTTCTCGATGCCGTCGCGGGTGAAGACCTGCACGTCGATGACGGTGCCGTCCATGCCCGGCGGAACGCGCAGCGAGCTGTCCTTAACGTCGGAAGCCTTCTCGCCGAAGATCGCGCGCAGCAGCTTCTCTTCCGGGGTCAGCTGGCTTTCGCCCTTCGGGGTGACCTTGCCGACCAGGATGTCGCCGGCCCGCACCTCGGCGCCGATGTACACCACGCCGCTCTCGTCCAGGCGATTCAGCGCCTGCTCGGAGACGTTCGGGATGTCGGCCGAGATTTCCTCCGGCCCCAGCTTGGTGTCACGCGCAACGCAGGTCAGCTCCTCGATGTGGATCGTGGTGTAGCGATCCTCTTCCACCACGCGCTCGGACAGCAGGATGGAGTCTTCGAAGTTGTAGCCGTTCCACGGCATGAACGCGATCAGCATGTTCTGGCCCAGGGCCAGCTCGCCGATGTCGGTGGACGGGCCGTCGGCCAGCACGTCGCCGCGCGCGATCACGTCACCCACGTTCACCAGCGGACGCTGGTTGATGCAGGTGTTCTGGTTGGAACGGGTGTACTTGATCAGGTTGTAGATGTCGACGCCGGCGTCGGTGGCGTTGGTGATCTCGTCCTCGTTGACCTTGACCACGATGCGGCCAGCGTCGATCTGCACGATTTCACCGCCGCGACGGGCGTTGACGGTCACACCAGAGTCACGCGCCACGGCGCGCTCAATGCCGGTACCGACCAGCGGCTTCTGCGCACGCAGGGTCGGCACGGCCTGGCGCTGCATGTTCGCGCCCATCAGTGCGCGGTTGGCGTCATCGTGCTCCAGGAACGGGACCAGCGCGGCAGCGATGGACACGGTCTGCATCGGCGAGACGTCCATGTAGTGGACTTCCGCCGGCGGCTTGAGCAGCGACTCACCCTGGAAGCGGCACGGCACGAACTGCTCGGTGAGCATGTTCTTGGCATCGGTCAGGGCGTTGGCCTGGGCGATGACGTACTCGTTTTCCTCGATCGCCGACAGGTACTCGACCTCGTCGGTCACGCGACCGTCCACGACCTTGCGGTACGGGGTCTCGAGGAAGCCGTACTGGTTGGTGCGGGCGAACACGGCCAGCGAGTTGATCAGGCCGATGTTCGGGCCTTCCGGGGTTTCGATGGTGCAGACGCGGCCGTAATGGGTCGGGTGCACGTCGCGCACTTCGAAGCCGGCGCGCTCGCGGGTCAGGCCGCCCGGGCCCAGGGCCGAAACGCGACGCTTGTGGGTCACTTCCGACAGCGGGTTGTTCTGGTCCATGAACTGCGACAGCTGCGAGGAGCCGAAGAACTCCTTGATCGCGGCAGCCACCGGCTTGGCGTTGATCAGCTCCTGCGGGGTCAGGCCCTCGGACTCGGCCATGGACAGGCGTTCCTTGACCGCGCGCTCGACGCGGACCAGGCCCACGCGGAACACGTTCTCGGCCATCTCGCCGACCGAACGCACGCGGCGGTTGCCCAGGTGGTCGATGTCGTCGACCACGCCGCGGCCGTTGCGGATCTCGGTCAGGACCTTGATCACGTCCAGGATGTCGGAGCTTTCGCCGTGCTCGGCGACCAGGCGCTTGGACTCTTCGTCGTTGCGCTCGCCGAAATACTTGCGGTCGTACAGCACCGCTTCGCCGGTGACTTCCTTGCGGCCGACACGGCGGTTGAACTTCATGCGGCCGACGGTGGACAGGTCGTAGCGTTCGAAGGTGAAGAACAGGTTGTGGAACAGGTTCTGCGCGGCGTCCTTGGTCGGCGGCTCGCCCGGGCGCATCATGCGGTAGATCTCGACCAGGGCCTCGAGCTGGGTCTTGGTCGGGTCGATGCGCAGGGTGTTGGACAGGTACGGGCCACGATCCAGGTCGTTCACCCACAGGGTGCCCACGGCATCCACGCCGGCCTTGCGGAAGGCCTGCAGCTGCTCGTCGGTGATCTCGTCATTGGCCTGGGCCAGCAGTTCGCCGGTGGAGGCATCGACCACGTCGTGCGACAGGATGCGGCCCACCAGGTATTCATCCGGCACGGCCAGCGCGGCGATGCCCGAGGCTTCCAGCTGCTTGACGTGGCGCGCGGTGATGCGCTTGCCGGCCTCGACAATGACCTTGTCGCCATCGGCCAGGTCGAAGTTCAGGGTCTCGCCACGCAGGCGCTCGGGCACCAGCTCCAGCTGGACGCCCTCGTCCGGATTGATGTGGAAGGTGTTGATCTCGAAGAACTCGGCCAGCATCTCTTCGTTGCTGTAGCCAAGCGCACGCAGCAGGATCGACACCGGCAGCTTGCGGCGACGGTCGATACGGGTGAACAGCGCGTCCTTCGGGTCGAACTCGAAGTCCAGCCACGAGCCGCGGTAGGGGATGATGCGGGCGCTGTACAGCAGCTTGCCCGAGCTGTGGGTCTTGCCACGGTCATGGTCGAAGAACACGCCCGGCGAACGGTGCAGCTGCGACACGATGACGCGCTCGGTACCGTTGACGATGAAGGTGCCGTTCTCGGTCATGAGCGGGATCTCGCCCAGGTAGACCTCCTGCTCCTTCACGTACTTGATGGCCTTGGTCGACGACTCTCGGTCGTAGATCACCAGGCGCACGGTCACGCGCAGCGGCGCGCCGTAGCTCATGCCACGCTGGCGGCACTCACGCTCGTCGAACACCGGATCGCCCAGCTTGTAGCCGACGTATTCCAGGGCGGCGTTGCCGCTGTAGCTCGAAATCGGGAACACCGACTTCAGCGCGGCGTGCAGGCCCAGATCCTTGCGCTTGGCCGGATCAACGTTTTCCTGCAGGAACTCGCGGTAGGAATCCACCTGGATGGCGAGCAGGAACGGCACCTCGAGGATCGAGCTCTGCTTGCCGAAATCCTTGCGGATGCGCTTCTTTTCGGTGAACGAATATGACGTCATGGGGTCTTCCGCCTTGGCTGTGCAGGCCGCGCGTCCGCGGCCCGAAAGGAACATTAAATTGTCAGTTGGAAGTCGCTGGTATTGCCGGCACCAGCACGCCTTCTCCCGCTACTTCCAACTGCCAACTCGCGTGGATCGGGAGTTGGACTTCCCGCGTCGCGGCCGTCACTGGCCGAATCCGCTGGTTACCCTTGCCCGCAATCCATTTGCGGCTTGAAACGGCCAAAGGCCGGGGACTTACGTCCCCAGCCTTTGCTGCATCGCCGTGTTTCGATGGCGACGCAAGGAAGTGCTTACTTGACTTCGACAGTCGCGCCAGCAGCTTCCAGGTCCTTCTTGATCTTGTCGGCTTCTTCCTTCGAAGCGCCTTCCTTCACGACGCCACCGGCTTCGGCCAGATCCTTCGCTTCCTTCAGGCCCAGGCCGGTGATGGCGCGAACGGTCTTGATGACCTCGACCTTCTTGGCGCCGGCATCCTTCAGGATGATGTTGAACTCGGTCTGCTCTTCGACAGCGGCAGCCGGGCCAGCAGCGGCGACGGCCATGACCGGAGCGGCGGCGGAGACGCCGAACTTCTCTTCGATGGCCTTGACCAGCTCCATCACTTCCATCAGGGACTTCTCGGCGATGGCGTCGACGATCTGCTCGTTGGTAAGGGACATTTTGATTACCTTTGAATGATTTTCTGGATTAGGTTCCCGTCAGGGAACCAGGAAAACGTCGAACTCAGGCGGTCTCGGCGGCCGGCTCGGCAGCGGCGGCTTCTTCGCCACCACCCTGCTTCTCGCCAACGGCCTTGATGGCGCGCGCGAACATCGTGACCGGCTCGGCCAGGACGCGGGCCAGCATGGCCAGGGCCTGGTCACGGGTCGGCAGCGACGCCAGCACTTCCA is a genomic window of Stenotrophomonas sp. Marseille-Q4652 containing:
- the rpoC gene encoding DNA-directed RNA polymerase subunit beta'; this translates as MKDLLNLFNQQRQTLDFDAIKIALASPDLIRSWSFGEVKKPETINYRTFKPERDGLFCAAIFGPVKDYECLCGKYKRMKHRGVVCEKCGTEVTLAKVRRERMGHIDLASPVAHIWFLKSLPSRIGLMLDMTLRDIERVLYFEAYVVTEPGLTALERRQLLTEEQYLQARQEHGDDFDAAMGAEAVYELLRTIDLQSEMTRLREEIASTGSETKLKRLTKRIKLVEAFLESGNRPEWMVMTVLPVLPPDLRPLVPLDGGRFATSDLNDLYRRVINRNNRLRRLLELNAPDIIVRNEKRMLQESVDALLDNGRRGRAITGTNKRPLKSLADMIKGKQGRFRQNLLGKRVDYSGRSVIVVGPYLRLHQCGLPKKMALELFKPFVFAKLQRRGLATTIKAAKKLVEREEAEVWDILEEVIREHPVMLNRAPTLHRLGIQAFEPVLIEGKAIQLHPLVCTAFNADFDGDQMAVHVPLSLEAQLEARALMMSTNNILSPANGEPIIVPSQDVVLGLYYMTRALENKKGEGMAFANLAEVKRAYDNRAVELHAKVKVRITEVVTDEEGNKSKKTSIVDTTVGRALLAEILPEGLPFELANTDLTKKNISRLINSSYRRLGLKDTVVFADKLMYTGFAYATRAGVSIGIDDMLIPDEKKGILSEAEAEVLEIQEQYQSGLVTAGERYNKVVDIWSRTNERIAKAMMETIGTEKVVNAKGETIDQKSMNSLYIMADSGARGSQAQIRQLAGMRGLMARPDGSIIETPIKANFREGLNVQEYFNSTHGARKGLADTALKTANSGYLTRRLVDVAQDVVITEVDCGTTEGLTMTPIVEGGDVVEPLKDRVLGRVVAEDVFLPGNDEDPIVTRNTLLDEQWVARLEEAGVQSIKVRSTISCESAFGVCSRCYGRDLARGHLVNIGEAVGVIAAQSIGEPGTQLTMRTFHIGGAASRAAAVDNITVKTTGSVKFNNLKHVEHGNGTLVAVSRSGEISVLDAHGRERERYKLPYGATITSKDGEAVKAGQTVANWDPHNHPIVSEVAGFVRFIDFIDGVTVIEKTDELTGLASREITDPKRRGSQGKDLRPLVRIVDKAGNDLTIPGTDLPAQYLLPPRSIVNLQDGSPVGVGDVVAKIPQEASKTRDITGGLPRVADLFEARKPKDPAILAERSGIISFGKDTKGKQRLIIKDTDGSEHEELIPKYRQVIVFEGEHVSKGETIVDGEPSPQDILRLKGIEDLAAYLVKEIQDVYRLQGVKINDKHIEVITRQMLRKVEITDQGNSKFLNGEQVERQRVIEENARLAVRNELPARYEPVLLGITKASLATESFISAASFQETTRVLTEAAVRGTRDNLRGLKENVIVGRLIPAGTGLAYHTQRRRGASGLTESEMETLAGTALAVEAEVAAPEVSEQPEQAGEE
- the rpoB gene encoding DNA-directed RNA polymerase subunit beta, with the protein product MTSYSFTEKKRIRKDFGKQSSILEVPFLLAIQVDSYREFLQENVDPAKRKDLGLHAALKSVFPISSYSGNAALEYVGYKLGDPVFDERECRQRGMSYGAPLRVTVRLVIYDRESSTKAIKYVKEQEVYLGEIPLMTENGTFIVNGTERVIVSQLHRSPGVFFDHDRGKTHSSGKLLYSARIIPYRGSWLDFEFDPKDALFTRIDRRRKLPVSILLRALGYSNEEMLAEFFEINTFHINPDEGVQLELVPERLRGETLNFDLADGDKVIVEAGKRITARHVKQLEASGIAALAVPDEYLVGRILSHDVVDASTGELLAQANDEITDEQLQAFRKAGVDAVGTLWVNDLDRGPYLSNTLRIDPTKTQLEALVEIYRMMRPGEPPTKDAAQNLFHNLFFTFERYDLSTVGRMKFNRRVGRKEVTGEAVLYDRKYFGERNDEESKRLVAEHGESSDILDVIKVLTEIRNGRGVVDDIDHLGNRRVRSVGEMAENVFRVGLVRVERAVKERLSMAESEGLTPQELINAKPVAAAIKEFFGSSQLSQFMDQNNPLSEVTHKRRVSALGPGGLTRERAGFEVRDVHPTHYGRVCTIETPEGPNIGLINSLAVFARTNQYGFLETPYRKVVDGRVTDEVEYLSAIEENEYVIAQANALTDAKNMLTEQFVPCRFQGESLLKPPAEVHYMDVSPMQTVSIAAALVPFLEHDDANRALMGANMQRQAVPTLRAQKPLVGTGIERAVARDSGVTVNARRGGEIVQIDAGRIVVKVNEDEITNATDAGVDIYNLIKYTRSNQNTCINQRPLVNVGDVIARGDVLADGPSTDIGELALGQNMLIAFMPWNGYNFEDSILLSERVVEEDRYTTIHIEELTCVARDTKLGPEEISADIPNVSEQALNRLDESGVVYIGAEVRAGDILVGKVTPKGESQLTPEEKLLRAIFGEKASDVKDSSLRVPPGMDGTVIDVQVFTRDGIEKDKRARQIEESEIKRVKKDFDDQFRILEGAIYARLRSQIVGKVANGGVGLKKGDVITDAYLDGLKKADWFALRMKDEDASEAIERAQKQIQAHEKEFEARFADKRGKITQGDDLAPGVLKMVKVFMAVKRRIQPGDKMAGRHGNKGVVSNVVPVEDMPYMADGTSVDICLNPLGVPSRMNIGQILEVHLGWAAKGLGKRIQKMLEEQRAVSELREFLGKIYNHDSAVSGDRVDLSQFSDEELIRLAQNLTDGVPMATPVFDGAVEDEIREMLNLAYPDGDAVTEKLGFNASKTQMQLYDGRTGEAFDRKTTVGYMHYLKLNHLVDDKMHARSTGPYSLVTQQPLGGKAQFGGQRFGEMEVWALEAYGAAYTLQEMLTVKSDDVQGRNQMYKNIVDGEHEMVAGMPESFNVLVKEIRSLAINMELEDN
- the rplL gene encoding 50S ribosomal protein L7/L12, with product MSLTNEQIVDAIAEKSLMEVMELVKAIEEKFGVSAAAPVMAVAAAGPAAAVEEQTEFNIILKDAGAKKVEVIKTVRAITGLGLKEAKDLAEAGGVVKEGASKEEADKIKKDLEAAGATVEVK